One segment of Panicum virgatum strain AP13 chromosome 1K, P.virgatum_v5, whole genome shotgun sequence DNA contains the following:
- the LOC120641111 gene encoding dihydropyrimidine dehydrogenase (NADP(+)), chloroplastic-like yields the protein MESLMTLRARASPSPLQQRRLPGRQRATPVRATAAGEPDLSVRVNGLQMPNPFVIGSGPPGTNYTVMKRAFDEGWGAVIAKTVSLDAEKVINVTPRYAKLRAEPNGAAMGRIIGWQNIELISDRPLETMLNEFKQLKKEYPDRILIGSIMEEYNKAAWHELIERVEESGVDALEINFSCPHGMPERKMGAAVGQDCDLLEEVCGWINEKATVPVWAKMTPNITDITQPARIALKSGCEGVSAINTIMSVMGINLKTLRPEPCVEGYSTPGGYSARAVHPIALAKVMQIARMMKEEFADGQSLSAIGGVETGNDAAEFILLGADTVQVCTGVMMHGYPLVKKLCAELQDFMREHNFSSIEEFRGASLPYFTTHTDLVHRQQEAIKQRKAIKKGLQSDKDWTGDGFVKETESMVSN from the exons ATGGAGTCGCTGATGACGCTTCGCGCTcgcgcctcgccgtcgccgctgcagcagcgccgGCTGCCGGGGCGGCAGCGGGCGACGCCCGtccgcgccacggccgccggcgagcccgacCTCTCGGTGCGCGTGAACGGGCTGCAGATGCCCAACCCGTTCGTGATCGGGTCGGGGCCGCCGGGCACCAACTACACCGTCATGAAGCGCGCCTTCGACGAGGGCTGGGGCGCCGTCATCGCCAAGACC gTGTCTTTGGATGCTGAAAAAGTTATCAATGTGACTCCTCGTTATGCAAAGCTTCGGGCGGAACCAAATGGAGCTGCCATGGGACGCATCATTGGATGGCAGAACATTGAACTCATCAGTGACAGGCCTCTGGAGACCATGCTGAATGAGTTCAAGCAGTTGAAGAAAGAATATCCTGACAGGATACTCATTGGCTCAATTATGGAGGAGTACAACAAAGCTGCATGGCATGAGCTTATTGAACGTGTTGAAGAGTCTGGAGTG GATGCTCTTGAGATTAATTTCTCATGTCCACATGGCATGCCAGAGAGAAAAATGGGTGCTGCTGTGGGACAAGACTGTGATTTGCTAGAGGAAGTTTGTGGTTGGATAAATGAGAAGGCCACTGTGCCTGTTTGGGCAAAGATGACTCCTAACATTACAGATATTACACAG CCTGCAAGAATAGCTCTTAAGTCTGGATGCGAAGGAGTTTCTGCCATTAACACAATTATGAGTGTCATGGGGATTAATCTCAAAACGCTGCGTCCAGAACCTTGCGTGGAAGG TTATTCTACACCTGGGGGTTATTCTGCGAGAGCTGTACACCCTATAGCACTTGCTAAAGTCATGCAGATAGCAAGGATGATGAAAGAAGAATTTGCTGATGGACAGTCTCTCTCTGCAATTGGTGGAGTTGAGACTGGCAATGACGCTGCTGAGTTTATTCTTCTCGGTGCAGATACAGTACAG GTATGCACCGGCGTTATGATGCATGGTTATCCCCTTGTGAAGAAGCTTTGCGCAGAATTGCAGGATTTCATGAGAGAGCACAACTTTTCATCAATTGAAGAGTTTCGAGG GGCCTCGCTCCCGTACTTCACAACACACACAGATTTGGTTCACAGGCAACAGGAGGCTATCAAGCAGAGGAAGGCCATCAAGAAGGGCCTTCAATCAGACAAGGACTGGACAGGGGATGGGTTCGTCAAGGAGACCGAAAGCATGGTATCCAACTGA
- the LOC120641124 gene encoding nicastrin-like, with product MGGGSALSLAVCLVLAVLAPAVSGDGATLESVPDLVKAMYLNIESFPCVRLLNLSGEIGCSNPGSEKIIAPIVRLTKGSDQLVQPSTVLLPSDQMSDFFLRVSNDPEFHQKVSGVLIESNGANNNLQELSPDGKFPQDAFAPYSNRSHNWNPAGSGIMWNRYDFPVFLLSEESTRVLQKVSEKNKKTDNGYKANVAEFDLVMQTTKAQTHDSASCLKERSCLPLGGHSVWASLPPIKNGSTEHQKPIVLAITSQDSASFFRDRSIGSDSPISGLIALLTAVDALSHIHDLRNLKKQLVFAVFNGEAWGYLGSRKFLQELDKGADSVNGINSLMIDQVVEIGSVGKAVIEKYPSFYVHAAGNSSASNKILDALQSASKSLGSDNVKVKQAASSNPGVPPSSLMSFIRKNMSTSGVVLEDFDSHFSNRFYHSYLDNPANINSSSIAAAAALVARSLYILASANSVVDLMTLNTIKVNVSLVEELIGCLLTCKPGLSCGLVKSFISPSSTSCPSHYVGVFLDDPSGTQFPSYADDTSRFVWNFLADKTSTLAGNKSSCTGKCGDEGEVCVGAEVEGGGRCVVSTTRYVPAYSTRVKFEDNAWHVLPANSSDPMGVVDPVWTESYWNTIGLRVYAVQDSTFDWLILLAGLSITAASYCAVHVGRAYISKVVKRD from the exons ATGGGGGGCGGCTCCGCGCTGTCCCTCGCCGTCTGCCTCGTCCTCGCCGTCCTCGCGCCTGCTGTCTCCG GAGATGGTGCCACGTTGGAGTCAGTTCCAGACCTTGTGAAGGCAATGTACCTAAACATTGAAAGTTTCCCTTGTGTGAGGCTGCTGAATCTTTCTGGTGAAATTGGCTGTTCAA ATCCTGGAAGCGAAAAGATCATTGCACCGATTGTAAGATTAACAAAAGGCAGTGATCAATTGGTTCAACCATCCACTGTTCTTCTTCCCTCAGATCAGATGTCAGATTTCTTTCTGAG GGTATCCAATGATCCAGAATTTCACCAGAAGGTGTCTGGTGTACTGATCGAGTCTAATGGTGCAAACAATAACTTACAAG AGTTGTCGCCGGATGGAAAATTTCCACAAGATGCTTTTGCACCTTACTCAAATCGCAGCCACAATTGGAATCCTGCT GGATCAGGTATTATGTGGAACAGATATGACTTTCCTGTATTTCTACTCTCAGAGGAGAGCACACGGGTTCTGCAAaag GTTTCTGAAAAGAATAAGAAGACTGACAATGGATATAAAGCAAATGTTGCAGAATTCGACCTTGTTATGCAG ACAACTAAAGCTCAAACACATGATTCAGCATCCTGCCTCAAAGAGCGCTCATGCCTGCCCTTAGGAGGACACAG TGTATGGGCTTCATTACCGCCAATTAAAAATGGATCTACAGAACATCAGAAACCAATAGTATTGGCTATCACATCGCAAGACTCTGCATCATTTTTCCGGGACCGCAGTATTGGTTCAGATTCTCCCATATCT GGATTGATTGCCTTGCTCACTGCTGTTGATGCTCTTTCTCACATCCATGATCTAAGAAACCTTAAGAAACAG CttgtgtttgctgtttttaatggTGAAGCCTGGGGTTATCTTGGTAGCCGGAAATTCTTACAGGAATTAGATAAAGGTGCTGATTCTGTGAATGGAATTAACAGCTTAATGATTGACCAG GTAGTGGAGATCGGTTCAGTTGGCAAGGCTGTAATTGAGAAATATCCATCATTTTATGTGCATGCTGCAGGG AATTCATCAGCTTCAAACAAAATATTAGATGCACTGCAAAGTGCCAGCAAGTCACTTGGTTCTGATAATGTTAAAGTAAAACAAGCAGCTTCATCAAATCCCGGTGTTCCACCATCATCATTAATGTCGTTCATAAGAAAG AATATGTCAACCTCTGGAGTTGTGTTGGAGGACTTTGATTCCCACTTTTCCAATAGATTTTATCATAGCTACTTGGATAACCCTG CAAACATCAATTCTTCATCAatagcagcagctgctgctttgGTTGCCAGGTCGCTGTATATTCTTGCTAGTGCTAACTCAGTTGTCGATCTCATGACACTGAACACTATAAAAGTGAATGTTTCATTAGTGGAGGAACTTATTGGATGTCTACTTACTTGCAAGCCTGGTCTTTCTTGCGGCCTTGTGAAAAGCTTCATTTCTCCAAGCAGCACTTCCTGCCCAAGCCATTATGTTGGTGTTTTTCTAGACGATCCTTCTGGCACACAGTTTCCTTCATATGCAGATGACACCTCTCGGTTTGTATGGAACTTCTTGGCAGACAAAACTTCTACTTTAGCGGGTAATAAAAGCTCTTGTACTGGAAAGTGTGGTGATGAAGGTGAAGTATGTGTAGGGGCAGAGGTGGAGGGTGGAGGTAGATGTGTTGTATCTACAACCAG GTATGTTCCAGCATATTCAACACGGGTGAAGTTTGAGGACAATGCATGGCATGTACTTCCAGCAAACTCGTCAGATCCAATGGGCGTAGTGGATCCTGTGTGGACTGAAAGCTACTGGAACACAATCGGCCTCAGGGTGTATGCAGTGCAAGATTCAACTTTCGATTGGCTTATCCTTCTTGCTGGTCTCAGTATCACTGCCGCATCGTATTGTGCCGTGCACGTCGGCAGAGCATACATTTCCAAGGTCGTCAAGCGCGACTGA